The Fusarium fujikuroi IMI 58289 draft genome, chromosome FFUJ_chr05 DNA segment CTCGTTTAATGTGACTGGAGGGTTGACCTATATAATTACATGCACTCATTCGGTGGGTAAGTCGTGGGTGAATACGGAGTAGTGGCTGATCTTCACACCATACACCAAATGCAGCAGGTTATGTCTCGTGTTTAATAAATGACAATGTTGATGCAGACCATGGTTCAATGCGAGTGTACCCGTTTGCTTTGCAAGCCCGTCTTGACTACCTACGTACATACTTCGGACAGGATCTACTATACAACTCTTCTTATGACTTTTGCAGAAGAGGAACCAGGCTACAAGCGATGATCCACTGTCTCAGGTTTCTGATCGGGAGATCAAGAACCCGCTACGACATTAATAGACCATGACCACGGACTGTAATCAATCCGACAGCCATGCACTGGCCTGATTTTCAATAGATCGTTAGCTGGGGCGCCACAATTTGAAACTTTCAGTGTCGTTAGACTAAAAGAATTGCAAACTTGCCGCCACGACCGTTGACGGATATTGGCCCTCGATTAACAGAGCTGCCCCTGTGATGGAGGAGGGTTGGCGATTTTCTAATACATCAAAGACGCCTCGGTATGATGAATACTTCACCATCATCTTATCAAAGGcgtggggggggggggggggagttACCCAGTAACATGAATGCCTCTCGGTCAATTGATTTCATCAACCAATATGGGCTTCGTAACTGGTGACACTGTCAAATTTTCATTCAGTCTGTCAGAGACCTTCAAAAGTAATGCGCCAAGTCAACACGAGCCTCTGAAGTCACCTTACCAGTTCCTTATCNNNNNNNNNNNNNNNNNNNNNNNNNNNNNNNNNNNNNNNNNNNNNNNNNNNNNNNNNNNNNNNNNNNNNNNNNNNNNNNNNNNNNNNNNNNNNNNNNNNNNNNNNNNNNNNNNNNNNNNNNNNNNNNNNNNNNNNNNNNNNNNNNNNNNNNNNNNNNNNNNNNNNNNNNNNNNNNNNNNNNNNNNNNNNNNNNNNNNNNNNNNNNNNNNNNNNNNNNNNNNNNNNNNNNNNNNNNNNNNNNNNNNNNNNNNNNNNNNNNNNNNNNNNNNNNNNNNNNNNNNNNNNNNNNNNNNNNNNNNNNNNNNNNNNNNNNNNNNNNNNNNNNNNNNNNNNNNNNNNNNNNNNNNNNNNNNNNNNNNNNNNNNNNNNNNNNNNNNNNNCCTTATCAAACATTTAATGGCTTCAGGTTCAGGATACTTTAGCTTGGACCAGCTAGTCATGAGCTTGAGAGTTACCCCTGGCCCGTCTGCCTATAAGGTTGGCTTTGGCACGTCATTCAGGACTCTCCAAGGGCAATCATTTGATATTATGACATGGCTGAGACCGCAGTAGTCTTGAGGTGTGATCGTCGATCGGCTATCGTGACCAGTCTCGGGCTCGGGCACATGGGTCTGTTAAAGCAGAAATGCGTCAACAAGTCATCAACTATAGCAACGATTTCTGGACCCTGGATTTGAATCAAGTCTGCAAATGGTGTGGCATATGGCCAACACATAGACGAAAACTTGGCTTGTATCATTCATTTCGAAATCACGGCCGAGATGACAGCCTGGGGACGGAGAAAGCTATACCTCCTTCGGGTTCCAGACATGGAAAGCCAGAATTAGGAATGGGCTATAGTCAGTGGGTAGCTACTATGGCCATGAGACCCGACATTGAAGAGGTCCGGCTGTCTGTTCTCGAAATGGTGGGAGTATATGACTCCCCCTCTTTCTTCACGTCTTCTCCTGATACTCCCACCATGCGATTTGACCCGGATGTACCAGCTTCTCCCGCATTAGACGGTGAGAGACGACATTGTAGAGGCCAGGGTCTTCTGACGATCTCAACACCATACAGAAGCCATGTGGGTATTCGGCTCGGCATTGCATCTTCCTGCTGCACTTCCTCGTTACACATGTGAATGGAGCTACTTCCCAGGCAGCCAATGTGAAGAACAAGTGCCTTGAGATATACAATTTAAGAATATTGCGGCCTTTCCGAGAGAGCTatgccatgccatgataATATCCGGTGCCTTCATCCTCTAGTCGCTGGAGGCTCCGGGGCATCGTGGCGCTGTGCTAACGTGGGTTGATCGAGGTTGATCAACCATAGGCAGCGGCGAGAGATAACGAGTCGTACAGATGATCCTCGCCAGTTGGTCAAGATTGTAAGCCAATTATTTCAAAGGCTTaggatacctacctacatacctacctagtcaaTGCAAGTCCACGTTGTGATAAGAATGCACGCGACGTGCTACTAGCAATCGGAATCATCATCCAAAAATCCCTGTCTCCTGCTAATATTTACCCTAGAGATGGTATTTGATTAATCAGAGTCGATTTCGAACGCGGCGTGCTAAATAGGTCTCACCATCCGTGGAACAGACGTCAACAGTATTGTGGTAGGAGAGTTCTGAAATCTTTTATCGTTTCcaataatatctagaaacACTTATCGCGACACCATAGATACCTTAGTCGTTGATAGTCACAACAACAAGTCATCGACGGCTAATAAAGCCTGTAATACAGAAGACCTTTTACCCGTTCAAGCTTGACCCAGTGCTCTAGACTTGCTGGCGAATAACCCAACAACAATACTCCGTAGGACAGACCTGTATGATTACCGAAGGTTCTGGGTAGAGCCAATCAAGTTGGACGATATCGATGATATCGGATGAGACAATTTATTATGCTTAGAGACAGGCCCACCGCTTTTGTCCCGCACTGGTTAAGAAAGGTCAAGCCAGGTTGTCGTTGTCGAATGCTGAGAGAGATGCACAACGTCAGGGGCTCGAGCCAATGGTTCGGGCGGGAGAGGAAGGGTTACAAGGCAGGGTTAAGCTGCATGAGCATGGGCAGTTGTTTGCGAAAGTGCCTTCGCCAAACCAAGCATATTCAACAAATATCAACAACTAGTACAACACGCTTACTCCGTACAATCATATTGACCAgagggaaaggaaagaaaagaaaacccTTGATAAGTCGGGGTCAACCGTACAGCCACAAGTTCTTATTTGAAGCTGTCTCCGCCGACTGAACCCCAACTCCATGGACGAAAATGGTGGGAGAAATGTGGGAAAATCTGGAGGATGGAGACACTATCCATACCTCTTTCTCGGCTCTAGGAATCCAATGGATGCGTGCTGGCACCAGGTGTCCACAGACATGCATGGAAAACATACAGTAGCTTACAGTAGCTCAATATCATCAATACACACGCTGTTCCGAGCTCTCCGCGTCCCCAGCCGCTAGAATATCGCTACCCCACTATTGGCTCCTTGTAAACCTCACCGCCCGAACGTCCACGACAGCCAAGCAAGGGAAAAGTGGCAGTACCAAGGTACGTCTCCCGGAGTCTGCCATATTTGAACCCCCATCCCCGAACCATACTCcgtttctctctcttttccttcacCAGCAAACCTCGTCAACTTACAATCAGCTAAACAGCATATCCAAACTCTTTAAAACTCTTATTTTCGGTCAAAATCTCCCTCTCTTGACATCCATCTGCCCCGCTACCCCGCCATCAACAAACCCCTTCCAAATAATATTATCATAAAGACCAAGGCCTTGACCCTTGGTCACTACAGTCGTCAAGACGTTTTCCAATCTCCTTAACTCGTAAGTCATCTAATAGGATCCAAGAAAGACGATGACAGATGCTGACTTTACAAAAGGACGCACCACCCGTTCGCAGGAGCCCGCTGCTCAGCCGATTCCGGAGGCTCAGCGGACTCGACCTTTGAACAGTAAAGGTCAAATTTCAAACAGAACCCGTCCAATCTCACTCAATTCGCAAATTTCCACGTAAAGCCAtcttttctcatcatggctcctcACGCGGAAGTAGGCACGGGCTCCTCGAACGGGGCGGTCTACAACGGCCGAGGTTCCTCAGCTACTCAGGACCTCTTCACCGTCAACTCCCCAAACGTCACCTACACTGATGCGGAAATTCGTTCCCGATACACCTACCGCACTACCAAggttgacgttgatgctAATGGCAAGTATGTTGCCACTCCAAATGAGACTCTCTATGACTTCAAGGTCGACCGTAAGATCCCCAAGGTCGGCATGATGTTGGTTGGCCTCGGAGGCAACAACGGCACTACCGTCACCGCTGGCATCCTCGCCAACCGCCGTCAGCTCGCCTGGGATACCAAGGAGGGTCCTCGCGAGTCCAACTACTACGGCTCTGTTGTTATGGGCTCGACCCTCAAGCTCGGCCATGATGCCAAGACCCATCAGGAGATCAACATTCCCTTCCACAACATTCTCCCTATGGTTCACCCCAACGACCTTTTCATTGGCGGCTGGGACATTAGCAAGATGAACCTGGCTCAGGCCATGGATCGCGCTCAGGTCCTCGAGCCTACCCTCAAGGCccaggtcaagaaggagatggctgAGATGGTTCCCCTTCCCTCCATCTACTACCCAGACTTCATTGCTGCCAACCAAGAGGACCGTGCTGATAACGTTCTCGAGGGCTCCAAGGCTTGCTGGGCTCACGTTGAGAAAATCCGCCAGGACATCCGTGACTTTAAGGCCAAGAACGGCCTTgacaaggtcatcatcatgtgGACTGCCAATACTGAGCGATATGCCGACCTGATTGAGGGCGTCAACGACACTGCAGACAACcttctcaaggccattgagcAGGGTCACGAGGAGGTCTCCCCCTCAACTGTCTTTGCCGTCGCCTGTATTCTTGAGAACGCCCCTTTTATCAACGGCTCCCCACAGAACACCTTTGTTCCCGGCGCCATcgagcttgctgagaagcaCAATGCCTTcattggtggtgatgatttcAAGTCTGGCCAGACCAAGATGAAATCCGCCCTGGTTGATTTCCTCATCAATGCTGGTATAAAATTGACATCTATTGCCAGCTACAACCATCTTGGCAACAACGATGGCAAGAACTTGAGTTCCCAGAAACAGTTCCGCTCCAAGGAAATTTCGAAGTCCAACGTCGTTGATGACATGGTCGAGGCTAACCACGTTCTGTACAAGAAGGGCGAGCACCCTGACCACTGCGTTGTGATCAAGTATATGCCTGCTGTTGCCGACAACAAGCGTGCTCTTGACGAATACTATGCCGAGATTTTTATGGGCGGTCACCAGACCATTTCGTAAGTTGATGTCAATGTTTCGAATGCAATAGACTGCGACTGACCATTTTCAGGCTCTTCAACATCTGCGAGGACTCCCTTCTGGCCTCTCCTTTGATCATTGACTTGGTCATCATTGCCGAGATGATGTCTCGTATCCAGTGGAAGGCTGTATCTTCTGATGGTACTGCTACTACCGAGTACAAAAGCTTCCACAGCGTCTTGAGCGTCCTTAGCTACATGCTGAAGGCTCCCCTCACCCCTCCTGGCACTCCCGTTGTCAATGCACTGGCCAAGCAGCGCGCTGCTTTGACTAACATTTTCCGTGCTTGCGTTGGCCTCGAGCCGGAATCTGACATGACTCTTGAGCACAAGCTCTTCTAGTCGTAACGCATATGTTTCATACTCTTGACGTTGATTGATTTAGAGGGGGGATAGCTATAAGGACAGTCTTTACCGGATGCTCATGTTGGTATTTGAAAACTgaaaatttataaaaacgGAGGAGAGATCAATTAGCCGCATAGACAACTAAATTTAATTGTGCCATTCTCCTCATGATATACGAAAACACGATATAAATATACGTGCCATGTGCAATATCGCCGTGCAAGATGTTGGATTCATGTTTGGCCCTCGCCATGTATCCTCTGAGATATTTGAAACTCAGGGGGTGTTAATTGAATTTTACTGTGGCTGGTAAACCCTACGCGTGATTGATGCGTATCAACGCGTCTCTCCACGCCAACGCTTTTCCATGGCCCGCGCGTCGCGTTAGCTCCCCACTACCACTTAGACTCGGGAGTTTCCATCATCCTCAGTCTCCCACAGATCAACATCCACTCTAATGTCAAAACAAAATATTATTCACTCCTGAGGACTAGATGCTAATTTGCTCGTTATTTCCATCTTTTCGCTGACCACTCTCTGTCAAAACTATAACTACCCTCGATATCACAATGGCTACTCCCCCACGAGCTTCCTCCCACTCCTCAGAGGGTGGAACTCCCGAACCACTTTCACCACAGTCTAGATTCAAAGCGCAACTTGCAGCTCTTGAGAGTAGTGACGACGAAACATCCTCTTCAAACCAATACAAAGACCATAACTCAAAAAACCACCTCAACCTCCCAGCACAGACCATACCTGATCAAGAAGCGTCCGATGAATCAGATAATGACATAATTAGGCCACGAGGCAAGCTGGCGGCCAGGATGCAACGGACATGGCAGCAAAAGGCGTCCGGGAGCTCGTCTTCTTTGCAAAGAGAAAGTACTGGGGACTGTATAGAGACGACTCACGAGCTAGGAGAGAAGGCGACTGAAGAAGTGGAGAAGGCAGACAATAGTAGCATGCCCGGTGCTGAATCGCAAGAGGATAATGCTCTTGTTACACGCCGAAGATTAGTTCGCAAGGCACCTTCATCGCCAGCCTCGAAGCGCACCTCTCGTGGTCCCAGCCCAACACTTTTCGTATCATCGCCTCTTCGCCCTTCGCCAACCCGATCTGTACATAATGGCTCTGATTCGGAGGTTGACATCCCTGCCCTCAAATCCGATCGCTTTAAAGCGATGCTGGAGCGCCGCAGACAAAAGAGGCGTGACGAAGATGCCACTAAAGAAGCAACAGAGGCCGCAAAACGGGCAAAGCAACAGAAAGTCGCCcaggagatggaagagatggTCTCGGATGACGATAACTCCAGTATCACCGACGATGAAGGCGGCCGACGACTAACACAGGCCGAGCGACCCAGTGCTCGTAAAGCCAGCAAGAAGGCCAtcgaagagatgaagagagaaaCTCAGAGAATGTCGAGAAATATGCAGTTGGCACATGAAGCCAAGACACGAAAGaagatcaccaagaacaGTTTGTTTGAGCGTTTCAACTTTCGCCCGGCAGgggaaccagaaccagatgTTGCCAGCTCGAGTAGGGTCCCGACACCACACAGCGATGTTGAGATGCAGGGTGTCGATACACCACCGAGTTCCCCCCCAGTTTCTAAAGAGACTGCCACCGCCGTTACAGATCCAGaaactgctgctggtgacgATGAATTCGACTTGCCAACTACAGACAGCCTGGCTGAGACAACCAGACTCAAACCAGATAAAGGAAAGGGAAAGGCTGTGGAAACTCGAACCGAACAGGAACAGCCCCTGCAAAATCCGAGGCGCCAATTTCGAGTCAAGCTTCCACCTATGAAAGCCAATATGACCATGGTAGATTCGGATGACGAGTTAGAGATtacaaccaccaccaaggacaagattCGAGCTGTATTCGACATGGCGCCAGCAAAGAAAGCACAAGAACACAGTTCCGTTCAAGCATTACGCGCCCTGGCCCAACTAAAATCTCCCGGCAAGGAGACAAGGCGAAAGAACGAAAATCACGGCATGACAGCAGGAGAACTCCAGGCCTATCTGTATCAGAAGGCTCGGCAGCAAGCTAAGGTAGAGCGTGACCGCAGAGTTGATCtgctcaaggctcaaggtGTCGTTGTTCAGACCGCTGAAGAGCGTGAGCGTCAAATGCAAGACGCTGAGGACATTGTCGCTAGGGCAAGGGTGGAGGCACAGATGATCAGGcaaaaagagaaagcagccgccaagaaggaagcgaAGGAGAATGGCGAAGTTGACCCCTTGGCTTGGGATGACAGCGAGGACGACGAGTATCAGGCATCTGGAAACGAAGCTGACGGAGAAGGATCAGTTGTTGAGTTGTCCGGAtctgaggacgaggaggaactCAGTGACGATGAGCAAACAGATGGCAATAACATGGTCGAAGTCGAGGCTCGAGATGGAGAGTCTGAAGCCTCTGCTGATGAGAATGACGATGCAACTCTTATTGCCAGTCAAGATGTTCAAGACGATATAGAAGAGTTCCCTGCTACGAGATATCGACGATTGCGAAAGCCTATTGTTCTttccgacgaggaggaggaggacacAGTCGAAAGGACACCGAGACCAAACACTACTGTCCACATGTCACCAACAGTCCCAAACACCCAATCTCCAACTGCACCTAGATCAGTCCTCCGTTCAGCAAAGAAGAACTTTATCCCTGGTTTGCCGGTACAAGGGCCGGCCGGTCTCGGTCTCACACAAATTTTCGCCGGTACCATGGACGACAGCCAAATGAATTCTGCAGACGGCCCAACCCAATCCCTGATGCCCGATTTCGATCATTTTCCCGACTCCAACTTCTCTGCGACCATGGACGAGCCCATGGAGGACATGATCGTGGACAGTCAAAAGAATGACAGCCAAAGGAATGCTCAAGACATCGCTCTCGACCTTTCTCAGTCTCAAATGCGCGGCCTGGACAGCTTGCTTCGGGAAGAGAGCACTCAAATCTCCGAAATGATTGATTTCACTCAGGATGGTGGGCTCCAAGACCAAACACCCTTAAAGAACAGATTTATCGAGGCACCAGTTTCGACTACAGAGACTATGTTGGTCGATCACGACGACTCGACCCAAGCTTCGCCACTCGTCCGCCGTGGCCGCCTTCGCCGCAGAATAGAGACATCTCAACGCATTCAGGAAACACCAGAGCCGGCATCTGCAGACAAGACTGATAATGTTTTTGAAGCGCTGAGGGAGGGTGCCAAGAACGAACATAAGAAACGGCTCCAACCCGAGTTTGATCACAAGAACAGCAAGGCAAAAGAGATGGTTCAGGAACAAGCTGAGGAATCCGAAGATGAATATGCTGGGCTGGGTGGTGCAGATGGCGAGGACAGTGACAATGAATCTGCCACGTCACTCAAAGACATTATAGACGACACTGCTAGTAACGACATTGATGGAGCCAAACTCGCTGCTTTATATGCGTAGGTGCTACATCCCGAATCAATTACATCAAGACTGACATTCCATAGCGCTCGAGAACaggcagaagatgagaagcaggTGGAGAAGCTTTTCAAGGACATCACGACTGGCATGCTTCGCCGTAAACGAGGTGCAGGCTACGACCTTGATGattcagatgatgatggcgaggcTCGCCGTCGAATGAAGCGTCGACAGTTTGCTAAAATGCAGAAAGCTCTTTTTTCCGACGAGCGTGTCAAGAAGATAGCCGAGAACCCTGGAAATCAGGCCTTCTTAAGAACGATCGAGGATCGTggcagtgatgatgaaatgGACTTTTTGGATGCACCAGAGGAGATTGTTGAGTCCTCACAGTCCCAGTCTCAGGATGAAAGCAGCGAGGCTCAGACCGTTCCTGACAGCCAACCTCAGAAGGTTCTCGGCCCTGCGGGTAGCAGGGTCCCTGGCTATCTGCGTAGGaccaaggatggcaagaagcCCTCCAACATTGGTGAAGTTCGCGAAACTTTATCCGATCTGTTGGAAGAACCCCATGGTTCAGTTATCCCTGCAACTGAAGTCGGTTCAGACAGTGAAGGTGAAGACAATACTATCACAGAAACTCGCAGCGACAAGGAGAACGATACCTCCAACCCCCGCCGTGGCCGTGTTGCTGTCGTTGATCGCATCAGTTTAAAACGCAATGGTTCTTCAAACGTTAGCACTGGGCGCCTCGCCTTTGCAACAGCATCAAACTCCTCATTCAAAGTCCCTGCTCTGCTTCGCCGTGCTACTACAAATTCGTTTGTATCTGGTACAGTCTCTACCACAAGCTCTGGTTCACCAGCGCCGGCGAGCGGATTTGGTGAGGAGGCTaagatcaagaagggagccagcaagaagagcgGTGTACATGCTTTTGCTCGTGACAGCGAGAGACGAGCAAAGCTGGAGCAGAATGAgcgaaagagagaagaaagaaagattaaaGGAGCAGAGAAGAGAGTGGGAGTCGTAGGTGATTTATTGGGTAAGGGTTCATTTGAATAAGCTGGCGCAGAGTGGAATTCGTTCTTGGATTTGGTTCATGTATGTTAGGGTTGAAAAATTAACATGGGATGGCGCGGAGTTGGGATGGACAAGACATGATGTCGTAGCGATACTATAACTAAGGTGTTAAATATAGCATTTGATTTGTTGAGCCTGTGCATCGTTGGTCTACCATCCGCATTTGGTTATCTCAAATAACATCGCCTCTGGAGGTATACCGACTCAAGCTTATGTATGAATATCTGACTCCTGGGTCACTGCTTCTACAGCAGAACTTTCTGcgagaggagaaagaagaccaCCATTGTCCATAACACAAGACTTGAGCGactgaagctgctgaagtGGTGATTCTGCCCAGGACCGAACCAGGGCCGTCTCAGTGAACGAGATGCCACAACTAACTCCCACAGAAGCGCCACCTCTACTGCATAATCATAAAGGAGGCCTTCTATATGTAGCATAGCCAATTCTGTTTGTCTGGATTACCAACTCAAGTTTCGTATTTATTACTTCAGCCCTACATTCTACTACTATTGCCGTCCTTGGATTTTCGCATCGGTGCAATGAGCCGCCTGTGCCTCGCTCATCTTACAAGAGCATAGGTTCCGTGGTCtagttggttatggcatCTCGTTAACACCGAGAAGGTCCCCGGTTCGATCCCGGGCGGAACCACCATTTTTGCAGCTTCAGTCCTCTCTGTTCGTTAACTTGAAGTCATCCTAGCCCTCGTTCGACCTCATTCAGTAATTGATCTGGTAGAACCACCAAGTTGAATGACGGAGGCCTGTATAAGCTTGAAATTACCAGGAAATACCATCTCAGGCCAAGAATGGGACATGAAAAAATAAATCTTCTGAAAAAGATGCGTCTGACTCTGTTTGTGAGCAGCATCGATGAAGAATCCAGCCTGTGCCTCAATTCCACACTTGCCATGAACTTGACGAATCAACAGGGAGAACAATACACGGCGTTTCTGTGTGTCATCGAATAGAGATTCGCACTTTCGTGAAAAGGAAGTATAGACATAGACCTCCTCTCCCATTGCCTTTCTTCTTAGACTCAATATGTACAGATATTACGGAGAGATGCTCTGCAGTGCAGAATATCAACGTATTTGGAaaatgaagaggaagcaaCAGGCTATCCTGGCAGAAAGACGGGAGCAAAGAGGTAAAAGGAGAATGGCCCATGCCAATGGCCTTGAAATAAGACTCCCCAACTGTTGTTGACCAAGCGAGAACTGCTCCTGAAGTAACCGATTTCCATGTCATTATCCTAAGTCAACTTGACAATTGTTTTGTTTTCAAAGAGCTAACACGTTGGTGAGTTGTGGAAGTAGAACATAAGTAGCTGAAACTGGCTATCGGCATAATTGTACAGTTGAAGTGCAATCGTGTTATTACTTGATATGAATGCATTGCATCATGAACCTTGTGTGACTGGCTTCTATATGCTCTGGGTGTCACGCCATTAAGGCATATACTCTATATCGACACATCTTCTAATTCGTTGTCATCTTTCACTTTTGGAACGCCGCACCCGAAAACTCTAAGCTGCCTAGACCCAACATTCTCTTGGTTGATAGCCAAAGTTCAAAGGCCTCTAACTTGATCTCCACGCGCATGAAACCAACCCATGCAGCAAACACCCGCAGAGCATTGAGTGGCCAAAGGAATGAACCGTTTTGACCGAtctcttcaatcttctcgTGGAATACGGTCTTGGTGCAATATCGTGCGAGGATCATGAACGAACGGATGGGACCTTGTCGTGTCTGGAGATTCTCGTCCAGGCTTCGAGTTAGGTCATTTGTCTTGAGAATTAGAAGGATGATACGAGGCACGCGGCTGAGAAGCTGCACGAGGTCGACAATGAGACCCTCTTGCAAAGCCCCGCTCATTGTCTTTTGCTCATCCGCTGTTCGAGTCTCGAGGATAGATCCAGACTTGCTAACAATACTGTAGTCTCGACCAGTGATTGCTGAAGCAAAGAGGGGGAAATCCTTGTCCTCTATACCGGCAACCTCATGTGCATACTTCTTCATTCGATCCATGTCGCCATCAATAACCGCAAGCCACATCTTGGCGTATGATCTCCGCAAAGGAAGCTCAATGTCGCGGTAAAGACCATGATCATATAAAATCACGTCAAAGTTAGGACCTCGTCCAAGGCCCCGGC contains these protein-coding regions:
- a CDS encoding URK1-like protein codes for the protein MATPPRASSHSSEGGTPEPLSPQSRFKAQLAALESSDDETSSSNQYKDHNSKNHLNLPAQTIPDQEASDESDNDIIRPRGKLAARMQRTWQQKASGSSSSLQRESTGDCIETTHELGEKATEEVEKADNSSMPGAESQEDNALVTRRRLVRKAPSSPASKRTSRGPSPTLFVSSPLRPSPTRSVHNGSDSEVDIPALKSDRFKAMLERRRQKRRDEDATKEATEAAKRAKQQKVAQEMEEMVSDDDNSSITDDEGGRRLTQAERPSARKASKKAIEEMKRETQRMSRNMQLAHEAKTRKKITKNSLFERFNFRPAGEPEPDVASSSRVPTPHSDVEMQGVDTPPSSPPVSKETATAVTDPETAAGDDEFDLPTTDSLAETTRLKPDKGKGKAVETRTEQEQPLQNPRRQFRVKLPPMKANMTMVDSDDELEITTTTKDKIRAVFDMAPAKKAQEHSSVQALRALAQLKSPGKETRRKNENHGMTAGELQAYLYQKARQQAKVERDRRVDLLKAQGVVVQTAEERERQMQDAEDIVARARVEAQMIRQKEKAAAKKEAKENGEVDPLAWDDSEDDEYQASGNEADGEGSVVELSGSEDEEELSDDEQTDGNNMVEVEARDGESEASADENDDATLIASQDVQDDIEEFPATRYRRLRKPIVLSDEEEEDTVERTPRPNTTVHMSPTVPNTQSPTAPRSVLRSAKKNFIPGLPVQGPAGLGLTQIFAGTMDDSQMNSADGPTQSLMPDFDHFPDSNFSATMDEPMEDMIVDSQKNDSQRNAQDIALDLSQSQMRGLDSLLREESTQISEMIDFTQDGGLQDQTPLKNRFIEAPVSTTETMLVDHDDSTQASPLVRRGRLRRRIETSQRIQETPEPASADKTDNVFEALREGAKNEHKKRLQPEFDHKNSKAKEMVQEQAEESEDEYAGLGGADGEDSDNESATSLKDIIDDTASNDIDGAKLAALYAAREQAEDEKQVEKLFKDITTGMLRRKRGAGYDLDDSDDDGEARRRMKRRQFAKMQKALFSDERVKKIAENPGNQAFLRTIEDRGSDDEMDFLDAPEEIVESSQSQSQDESSEAQTVPDSQPQKVLGPAGSRVPGYLRRTKDGKKPSNIGEVRETLSDLLEEPHGSVIPATEVGSDSEGEDNTITETRSDKENDTSNPRRGRVAVVDRISLKRNGSSNVSTGRLAFATASNSSFKVPALLRRATTNSFVSGTVSTTSSGSPAPASGFGEEAKIKKGASKKSGVHAFARDSERRAKLEQNERKREERKIKGAEKRVGVVGDLLGKGSFE
- a CDS encoding probable myo-inositol 1-phosphate synthase (MIPS), translating into MAPHAEVGTGSSNGAVYNGRGSSATQDLFTVNSPNVTYTDAEIRSRYTYRTTKVDVDANGKYVATPNETLYDFKVDRKIPKVGMMLVGLGGNNGTTVTAGILANRRQLAWDTKEGPRESNYYGSVVMGSTLKLGHDAKTHQEINIPFHNILPMVHPNDLFIGGWDISKMNLAQAMDRAQVLEPTLKAQVKKEMAEMVPLPSIYYPDFIAANQEDRADNVLEGSKACWAHVEKIRQDIRDFKAKNGLDKVIIMWTANTERYADLIEGVNDTADNLLKAIEQGHEEVSPSTVFAVACILENAPFINGSPQNTFVPGAIELAEKHNAFIGGDDFKSGQTKMKSALVDFLINAGIKLTSIASYNHLGNNDGKNLSSQKQFRSKEISKSNVVDDMVEANHVLYKKGEHPDHCVVIKYMPAVADNKRALDEYYAEIFMGGHQTISLFNICEDSLLASPLIIDLVIIAEMMSRIQWKAVSSDGTATTEYKSFHSVLSVLSYMLKAPLTPPGTPVVNALAKQRAALTNIFRACVGLEPESDMTLEHKLF